In the Flavobacterium sp. J372 genome, one interval contains:
- a CDS encoding tRNA1(Val) (adenine(37)-N6)-methyltransferase produces the protein MSTFQFKQFTVQQDKCAMKIGTDGVLLGAWAPLEHNPYSILDIGAGTGLISLMLAQRSNAEQVDALEIDEDAYEQCVDNFENSPWGDRLFCYHAGLDEFMDEPEDEYDLIVANPPFYTEDYKSGDMKRDMARFTDSLPFEDLAEAASILLSDDGIFAVIIPYKEEKRFIGLAKENELYPIKITRVKGTPDSEIKRSLLAFSRDENATAAIDDLVIETARHQYTEEYLSITKDFYLKM, from the coding sequence ATGTCAACCTTTCAATTCAAACAATTTACCGTTCAGCAAGACAAATGCGCCATGAAAATTGGTACCGATGGTGTTTTGCTGGGAGCATGGGCGCCGCTGGAACATAATCCTTATTCAATATTGGATATTGGCGCAGGTACGGGGCTGATATCGCTTATGCTGGCACAACGCAGTAATGCAGAGCAGGTAGATGCTTTAGAAATTGATGAAGATGCTTACGAGCAATGCGTAGATAATTTTGAAAACAGCCCCTGGGGCGACCGATTGTTTTGTTATCATGCAGGCCTGGATGAATTTATGGATGAGCCTGAAGACGAATATGACCTGATTGTTGCCAACCCGCCTTTTTATACTGAAGATTATAAAAGCGGTGATATGAAACGCGACATGGCACGTTTTACTGATTCCCTGCCTTTTGAGGATTTGGCAGAAGCGGCTTCAATATTATTAAGTGATGATGGGATTTTTGCGGTAATAATTCCTTACAAAGAAGAAAAGCGTTTTATTGGTTTAGCGAAAGAAAATGAACTTTACCCCATAAAAATCACACGTGTAAAAGGCACTCCTGATTCTGAAATTAAGCGCAGCCTCCTGGCGTTCTCAAGGGATGAAAATGCAACAGCAGCAATTGATGATCTTGTTATTGAAACTGCGAGACACCAATATACAGAAGAATATTTAAGCATTACAAAAGATTTTTATCTTAAGATGTAA